The nucleotide window TACTGTATCAATGTTGCTTTTCGTTCTGAGGAAATAAAAATTATTTTGCTTTTTTCTTCTCTGCTATCATATTCTCGATAAACTTAATTCCTTCTTGTGACTGTGTAATGGACTCCGTTAGTGATTTTCTCGCAAGTTCAGGGTTATGAAATCCATCGGAATTTTCTGCTGTCCACCATTCCCAAAGCGTATGAGATTGGTCGTGATACTTTCGCGAAAGAATTAACGCAGAATCCGTAACACCTATATCTTTTGCGCGTTGGTATGTATCAATAAACTGCCCAAGCCAAAATTCCGCTTTCCGCATTTTCCCGCGAATATAATTCTGCACAGCATCAATTTGATATTCTGCTTCCTTTTCTGTCCATTTATTATGGCAATTCAAACACGTCTCTTTCGTCATATAACGCGCACTTTTTTGTCCGTGCCACGTGTATGTTTTGTTTCCTTTTTTCACTTCTGGCATGTGACAATCTTTACATTCCACTCCCGCGCGTTCGTGTTTACTCATCCAAAATGTTTCCATTTCGGGATGTTGCAATTTCGAAAGCGATGCTCCTGTAACTGAATGCTTGAAATCTTTGAACGAATACGATTCCATTTTTTTATTGTAATCCAAAACATTCACCCATGGAAAAATATTTGTTCGCGAATCGTTATACTTAATTGCATTTCCTGTTTTTGGGTCGTGACCGGGATTGCAATTATATTCCACGTGACATTGGGCGCAACGAAGATTAGAATCTTTTTTATTTAATATTCCAATAGCGCGAAAATCACGGAACATTATTTTTTGCATCGTTACTTGTTTGCTTTTTTCTTTATCATACGGATATGTTCCTTCGCCTCTGTCAACTACCGCTTCAATCAACGCATCACGAACGACACGCGGTTGTGTTCCGTGCGGGTCGTGGCAATGAATACAACCAACGGGATTTTTAATATCACGAGCCATTGCAACCACTTTCGATGTTCTCGACCATTGCGCTTCCGGCGCTGCATCTCCTTTATATTTCCATTTTAATATCTGATCTGTAGATTTACAACTCAAGCACGTCGGATTTGCCGCTGTTGCGCTTTGTGAAAGAAATACTTTTTGCGTATCCGAAGATGGCTCAGCATCGGTAATTAAATCCCAAACGTTTCCTGTTTTAGTAACATATTCCCAACCCTTCAATTGAAATCTTCCTCCATACGCGCGGTCTATAATGTAATGGTCGGTTACCATAAATGCATGACTTCGCGGTTCATTATGTTCTTTCGTAAAACCATGCGGCATCATCAGTTTATCAAATGTTGGCGAGCGGCTCGTCGTGGATGCTTTCTCCAATCGCGCTTTCGATTGCATATTCACGTGCATAAACGATTCGTATTGATCTTTATGACAACTTCCGCATTTACTCAACGATACATCCGTTATCGGTTTTTTCGATGCGTCTTCCAAATGTTGCGGCAAATCCGAATGACACGCAACGCAATTCATTTTTTCGTGCTTGCTTCCTTTCCGCAAGTCGGCAACTTCGGTATGACATTCGTAACATTGTTTTGCATCCACTGCTTTTTCTTTTTGCGGCAACGAAGTAATATTTGTTACAAACATTGGCGTAAGGGATGCTACGATAATAATAAAAAGGGAAAGAATTAGTATTCGTTTCATAGTTATATTGATTGTAAGGGTGAAAAATAGTTTTTTAAAAATTCTTTTGGTTTTTTTCTGAAAACCTTCAAGGCTTGCTTTGATGAAACATTATTACCAACATTTTTCAAAAACAATAACCTTGACGGTTTTCGCTATCTTTTTTCAACAAAAAATATGAAAAATATGCATCTTGTAGAGACAGCAACTTTTATTACGTTACGAATGATGGGGTAAACTTTCAACAAGCAACGGGTCGTTGATAGGAACACTATTCTGTTGGGAAAATGCTCGAAACGTACAATAGAAAAACGCTGAAATTGCCGCCGCGAATATTCCGATTTCCCAAATACTGAATTGTGGTCCTTCTTTCATCAACGGCGGAAGTATCATCCAGAATAAATCTATCCAATGTCCAATCATTACGACAATGCAAACCTTGAGGAGTAATCCTTCGTTGCGTTTTGTCCATTGAGGAAGAAGGACGAAAAATGGAATAATCCAGTTGAATAATACGTTGGCGATAGTAAAAATAACCCACCCTCCGTGTTCCCGGCGGTTGAAATACACAACTTCTTCGGGAATGTTTGCATACCAAATCAAAAGATATTGACTGAACCAGATATACGCCCAGAATGTGCTAAAACCGAAAAGCAGTTTTCCGAGAAGAAATAAATGTTCGTTCGTAACAACGTTAGCAAGCACGCCGTTTCTTCGTAAGAGAATTGCGATAACGGTAATTGCGGCAATGCTCGTCATAAACGTACCGGAAAAATGATAGATGCCGTAAATCGTGCTGTACCAATGCGGTTCCAGAGACATAATCCAATCCATACTTGCAAGCCAATACGTCAGTCCCATAGCAACAAGAAACAACGCCCCATTTTTTTTGTTGCGAAAAGAATATTCAATTTCCCCGCGTTCATCCTGCAGTCGCGAATTTTTTAATATCGCTCGCGAAATGACAATCCATATTCCAAGAATGACGAACATTCGAATACTAAAAAATGGAATGTTGAGCCAAGTGGATTTGTTTTGCAGTAATGTATCGCGGGCAACAACATCGTGATGACTCCATTCATACAACGAGTGAATTCCAAACAACGTAACGAGCAGGACGATGGAAAATATCGGAAGCGACGCGGCAATGGCTTCCGGAATTCTTCTGATAGCCGTTGCCCATCCTGCATTGGAAACATAGAGAAACGAGAGAAATATCGTTGCTCCCACTCCTAACGAAACAAGATAGTATGCAGAAAGGAGAAAGTTATGCCACGCGCGTTCCGGAGAAACGAATATTCCGACAAGAAAAATAATTCCGCCGAAAACTATTCCATTCTGGAATGTTCTCATCAATCGGGGCGAAGGAATAAATCGTTGATAAGAAAGGTTATGGTGATGCGTCATTGTTTTACTCCTGCAACGGTTTGTTGTTGTTTTTGTAACGAACGAACGTGCAAAATAACCTTCCATCGGTCATCGAAAGAAATCTGACTTGCCAGCGAAGGCATATTGGCTTGACCGTAGGTAAGAATATGAAACATTTGTCCATCTTTCATTTTCAATGCTTTATCTGCAAAGAGAGATGGAGGAGGCGGAAATCCTTTTTTCGTAACCGAACCATCGCCCGTTGCACTGTTTCCGTGACAAGGTGTGCAGAATGTTGAAAAAACAAATGCTCCGCGCGTAAGCCCTTTTTCTGTCTCAGAAAAAGGATTGATAAGTTCTTCTCCTGCACGTATTGCGTCTTCGGGAGTCGCTTGAAAATGAACGGGAAGAAATCCGCGAGCAATGGTATGTTCTGCGGGAAGTTGCAATGTTTTTTTATCTCGAAAGTTCGGGTTTGCAGATTGCGATTCGAAAGGAACAGAATACAACATTCCGGGAAGAAATTCTTTGTTGCGGAGAATGTATTCTCGTCGGAAGAACCACGCGCTTGCAACTACGAGAAGGAGAAGACAGAAAAGTATGATGTTTCCTTTTTTATGCGACATTACTTTTTCTCCTTATCAATGCGTTCTTCCATTGCAACAAGATTGAATGGTTCAAACATCGTTCGCACGTTGCGCAAATCAAATGCGGCATCGCTTTGTTCCAACACAAGAATAAAGCGATTATTGGTCGCACCTTCATAGACGATGTGGGGTTTCTTTCCGGGAAATAATTTTCGTAATGCAAAAAAGGTAATGACTGTTCCCACGCCTGCAAAGAGAACCATAATTTCAAACGTAACCGGCACAAATGCAGGAACGGAACTTAATGGTTTTCCTCCAACATTCACCGGCCAACTCTGCGACGATGTCCAGATTTGAAACCATAATTTTGCAACGGCACCTGCTAAGCCCAGTGCAAAACACACCCATCCCAATTTTGAAGGTTTGAGACCCATTGCTTCATCAAGTCCGTGAACGGCGAAAGGCGTATAAACGTCAACGATGTTGTATCTGTTTTCGCGTGCCGTTCGTGTTGCATTGACAATGTCGAGTTCGTCTTCAAAGACAGTAACTAATAATCTTCTGCTCATAAGTGTTCTCCGTTATTTTTTCGTCCGTAAGAAAGAACTCCTTTTACTTCGCCGATGGCAATCATCGGAAGAAACCGTGCAAATAAAAGAAAGAGCGTTAAAAATAAACCGAAACTTCCGACCAATGTTGCAATTTCAATAGAAGTTGGCGAATAACTGTCCCAACTGGCTGGGAGGTAATCGCGCGTGAGCGATGTTGTGATTATCACAAAGCGTTCAAACCACATTCCGATATTGATAAAAATAGAAATGAGAAATACAAGCGCGACGTTTCTCCGTATTTTCCTAAACCAAAATAATTGTGGACTAATAACATTACACGAAACCATAATCCAATACGACCACGAATACGGACCCAAAGCACGATTGATGAAAGTAAATTTTTCGTATTCGTTTCCGGAATATAATGCGATAAAATATTCTGTTCCGTATGCCATCGAAACTATTCCGCCGGTTGCTATGATAATTTTACACATTGATTCAACGTGATGCAGTGTAATGTATTCTTCAAATCGTAATACTTTTCGAACAATCAACATCAATGTCAATACCATCGCAAAACCGGAAAAAACTGCTCCAGCAACAAAGTACGGCGGAAAAATTGTTGTATGCCATCCCGGAATAACAGACGTTGCGAAATCCCAACTCACAATCGTATGAACGGAAACAACAAGCGGCGTTGCTAATCCCGCAAGTAAGAGATAAATTTTTTCGTAATGCGACCACGTACGATTGGAACCGTTCCATCCAAAACTTAAGAAACCAAATATCTTTCTTTTAAAGTGGGATTGCGCGCGGTCTCGTATTGTTGCCAAATCGGGAATCAATCCGACATACCAAAACACAAAGGAAATAGTAAAATATGTGCTGATAGCAAACATATCCCACACGAGCGGAGAGCGGAAATTTACCCACAACGGACCGCGTTCATTCGGATATGGAATAACAAAGAACGCAAGCCATGGACGTCCCATGTGAATGATGGGAAATATTCCCGCACATATCACGGCAAAAATTGTCATCGCTTCTGCGCTGCGATTCACGGATGTTCTCCATTTTTGACGAAAGAGAAAAAGAATTGCAGAAATCAATGTTCCCGCATGTCCAATTCCAATCCAGAATACAAAGTTCGTAATATCAAACGCCCAACCGATTGTATTGTTTAATCCCCACGTGCCGATGCCTGTTGTTAACAGATATGTTACGGAAATTACTCCTGCAATCAACATCGTAAAAGAGATAGTGAACGCAAACCACCACGCAATCGTTGGTTTTCTTTCCAGCGGAGAACAAACATCGTTGGTAACATCATTGTATGTTTTATTTCCACCGATAAGCGGTTCGCGAAGAATAGAATATACTTCAGACATTGTTCACCTCATCGCTGTTTCGTACAAGAGTCATATAACCAACGGCTGGTCTTGTTCCTACTTCTTCTAATACTTTGTAATATCGTTTGTCATTCATTCGTTTTGATAGTTCACTATTTTTATCATTCATATCGCCGAAAACAATAGCGTTTGCCGGGCACGATTGCTGGCATGCCGGTTGTATATCGCCGTCTTTCAATGCAACACCATTACTTTTCGCTATGATTTTCGCTTCCTGAATTCGCTGAATACAGAACGAACATTTTTCCATTACGCCGCGCTCACGAACTACGACATCAGGATTGAGAACCAACTTCTGCATCTCGTCGCCGTGTTCGTAATCAAACCAATTAAATCGGCGAACTTTATACGGACAATTATTTGAACAATAGCGTGTTCCGACACAACGATTGTATATTTGCTGATTCAATCCTTCTTCATTATGAACCGTTGCAAGCACAGGACATACAGTTTCGCACGGAGCGTTATTGCAATGATGACACATCATCGGCTGAAACGCAACGCTGAATGTATTTTCTTCTTCCTGAAAATATCTATCAATGCGAATCCACGTCATTTCCCGATTGCGTGCTATTTCATCTTTTCCAACACACGGAATATTATTTTCCGATTGACACCCGATAACACACCCAGAACATCCTGTGCATTTTGTCAAATCAATCGCCATTCCCCAATGATGATTGTTGTACTGATGTTCTTCGGGCCATATACTTTCGTATTCATGTTTTGAAAAACTTCCCGCAGAGTTATCTTGAATATACGCGCCAAACGTTGTCTCCTGAATAATGGGACGTCGTTCAGAGCCAGCAGGAACAAGATGTTCGGGCATTTGTAACGAATGATACTCCTGCGTTGCCGCCAAGCGATACTGTTCTTTTGTTTTTGAAACAGAACATTGCAACAGATTGTACGAAATACTTCCGTTCACAAACTGTAAAAATACTGCGGCATTTTTTCCTACAAGTTCGCCTTGGTTCACCGTTGGTTTCGCTTCGAACCATTCGGGACCAATATTGGTAAATCGTTCTGTTCCTTTTCTTCCGTATCCCAAAGCAACAGCAACAACATTATCACACATTCCCTGCTGAATATGCGTCGGAAGTTTTAACGTTCTTCTTTCGTTAGAAATCTGCGCAGTAATCTCTACAACATCATTTTCTTTCACACTCAAATGTTCTGCAGTTTTTTTCGAAAGCGAAACATAATTATCCCATACGATTTTCGTAATCGGATCCGGCAATTCTTGCAACCATGGATTATGTGCGTGTTTTCCTTCGCGAATAGAAATTTTCGGATACAGTATTAACGCCATCGCAGTCGTTTCACTTGAGCGTGAAATATTTTGTAACGATTGCTTTGAAAATTCCTGTACAGTATTTTTTCCCGATTCCACTTCTGCAAATCCATCGTGAACACATTTATCCCAAAATTTTTGAAAATCGTTCTCCTTCTTTTGCATTGTGAATACAGAATTTTTCCATTCATCACGAATTGCATCATACGCAGTTTTCGGAGTATCCATCCACGCGTTTAAACTCTCGATAAGCGAACGCGTATTTCTCAATGGCTGGAGAACCGGTTGCGAAAGAGAATATATCCCTGCGCGAACTTCATTTTCATTCCACGATTCCAACGAATGATGTTCGGGACAAATAAATGTTGTTGCGCTTGATGTTTCATCGCTGCGTTCGCTGAAACTTATTGACAGTGGAATCGCTTCAATATGTTTCTTGAGTGCGTTTCCTTCCGGAATATCAAATAATGGATTGCCGTTGTAGATAAACAATGCAGAAATTTTTCCCTCCGTTATTTCGGAAATTAATTTCTGCAACTCGGTATCGTTTCCCCGATATTGTTTCGACGGCGTTTCAATATCTATCGTGTTTCCATAATTGCTGAGTAAATGATTGATATAATTAGAAAGCAGTTGCAACTCAATATCATTCACCCCGCACACGACTAAACTTTTACCTTTTGCCGAAAGGAGTTTTCGCGCTAATTCGTTCACTTCGGCAATGGAAGATTTCCCTCCTTCTATCGTTGTTGTTAAATCGTAAAGAAAATTTTTGTACGCATTCGGCGAAATCGAAATCCGTTTATCCGCATTGCTTCCCGTCAAAGAAACATTCGCTTCAATCTGTGCATGAAAAGAAAATTTTGAATTGTTTCCATTCAATATTTTTCCTTTGTGATAATCTTTTGTGAACTCAACGGGAGAAATCCACGTTCCGAGAAAATCCGCATCAACAGAAACAATAACTTCCGTTTTGTCAAATCGGTAATGTGGAAGAACGCGCGTTCCGTGTGTCTTCTCATGCGCATCAAGAATTGCAGAAACGGAAAGCGCATCGTATTCTATATGCTGTGCGTTGGAAAATCCGGAAAGAAATTTCGCTATCGTGTTTCGCTGTGTTGGGCTTGAAATCGTATTCGAAAGAAATCGAACTGCGCCGTTGTTCGTTTGAATTTCTTTCAATGTATTTTTTATCGCGCTATCAATGTCATTCCACACTGTTTCTTTTCCGAGCATCGTCGGATTTTTCAAACGATGTGAATCGTACAACCCCAGAAGATGCGCTTGTCCAACTGCGCATAATCCTCCTTGTGAAATAGGATGTGAAGGATTTCCTTCAATTTTTATTGGACGACCATCGCGGTTTTTGGTAATGATTCCGCAAGAAGCATTGCATCCACCGCACGTCGTTGCATAAAACGTGGATAAACCCGGCGTTATCTCTTCCGGTTTTACAAGAAAAGGAATCGCTTTATCAACTTTCGGCGCTTGACATCCGCCAAGTAACGCTCCAGCAAATGTAAATCCGGAAAGTTTTAAGAAATCTCTTCTGTCTATTCCACGATGAGGAATGGTTTCCTGTTCTCGTTCAAATTTAACGTTATGATATTCAGACATTATTTTTTCACCTAATAATGACAAGTTGTGCAATCCGTTGATGCGTACACTTTTTTATTGTTCACGCCGTTTTTATTCACGTCGCGATGGCAATTCACACACCATCCCATCGAAAGATTTCCGACTTGACGAATGCGCTCCATTGTTTCAACGGCACCATGACACGTTTGACATTGAACACCTGCGTTCACGTGCGGGCGATGGTCGAAGTATACGAAATCGGGAACGTTGTACACTTTTTTCCATTCAATGGGAGTTTGTTTCAATGACGGATTCGGAAGTAATTCATCATTCAACGCAAGCGACGAATAAATTTTTTTTAGTTCAGACGAAATAATTCGTTGCGGTTTGCGTTTTTCTTTCTCTGCAAGTTCATCTTCTGCGCGAACATTGGCAAACAGTGCAGTTACAAACTTGTGGCAATTCATACAAACGCTTGCTGAGGGAACTCCTGCGTTGCGACTTTTTTCTGCACCGAAATGACAACTCAAGCACGGTATTCCGAGTTCGCCTGCGTGAAGACGATGTGAATACGCAATCGGTTGCACCGGTTCATATCCTTCATTATTTCCCGGAATACGATAATTGACCGAGTAGGAATTGTAGAAAATCAGAATACTCAGTAATAATCCGACGACAAGAAAAACAGTTGTAATTGGACTTTTCAGTAACATAGTATTTACATTCAGCAGTTAGCGTTCAGCATTGAGTTGAAAGTACATTCGTTTGCAATTTCGTAATAATCTCGAACAAAAATAACTTTTCACAATATTCAATCAACTTGGACGTTCGCATCCTTTGCGATTGTAATACCACCAATTAACATACGTTGCATACAACAGAAATACGATGAGACCATAATAAAAATTCGTCGCATTCCCCGTTGCGCCGATGATTAATCCGATGAGCGAAGAAAATATAAACGGACCGTACGCTGCGATAGCCGCAGTCCATCCGATTACTCCCGATGCTTGTCTCTGATTTTGTGCAAAGATAATTGGATATTGACGAAACGTTGCGGCGTTACCAATTCCTGCAAAGAAAAACATTCCGAGCATAATGGTAATAAACATCGGAAATTGTTCGATACTTGTTGGCGCAACAAGTCCCATCGAAATCATCAATACTGAACCAATTATTAAGCCAATTCCGGTAATTGTTGTTAAAATTCCACCGCCGGTTTTATCGGAAACAAATCCAAAAATAACACGACTTGCAGAACCAATCAATGGACCATAAAAAGCATATTTCAACGGCTCAGGCGCATCGGGAAAATTTCCGTACAATGATTTTATCATCAACGGAAATGCGGCAGAAAGTCCGGAAAACGTTCCGAAAGTCATCATATACGTAACCGTGCAGTACCACGTATGTTTATCTTTGAAAATATCCAATTGCTCTTTGAATGATGCAGTAATTGGAACGCTTCGCAACATCCACCAACAAACTATCGTCATTACGATGAGAACCGGAATGTACCAGAACGCCGCACTTTGTAAAAATATTTCCGAAGTCCCGAGAATTTCTTTGGTTTTTGGATTTATTTTTGTAAAAATCTGTGATGCTCCGTATGTCCCAACTCCTAACATAATCGGCGTCATAAATTGCGCCAAACTTACTCCAAAGTTTCCAATTCCCGCTTGTATTCCGAGCGCAGTTCCTTTTAATCGTTTCGGGAAAAACAAATTTGTGCTTGGCATATATGATGAAAAATCTCCTCCGCCAAAACCTGCAGAAAATGCTAACACTAAAAAAATCCAAAACGGGGTTTCGGGATTCATCACTGCTAATCCCAATCCGACACATGGAATTAGTTTAATGAACGTTGCTAATGTAATGACATTTCTCGTTCCATAAATGGGAAGTAAAAATGTATGAATGATACGCAACGTACCTCCCGCAAGACCTGGCATTGCCGCGAGCCAAAAGAGTTCTTGGGTTGTGAACTTAAAACCAATTCCAGGAAGTTTGACAACAATTGCGCTTACCATAAACCACGTTGCAAAGGAGAACGTGAGTGAAATTGTCGTAACCCAAAGAATTCGCCATGCAATTTTCTTTCCAGTGCTTTCCCAAAAATCAGAATTTTCCGGCTCCCATCTTTCTAACCATTTACTCATAAATATTTTTCTTTCTTTTATTATCGTACAATACGAAGTATTGGACAAGTAGCGTGTTTAAATACATCATACGTTCTACTTCCCATCAACAAACTTCCCATCGGAGAAGAATGATGACTTGCTAGAACAATCAAATCGGCAGAACGGTCATCGGCGGAAGCAATTATTTCGCTTGAAACATTTCCCTGACGAATTTCCATATCAATATCGGCGATACCGAGACCTTGAAACCGTTTTACTTCTTTATCGAGGAGTTGTTTTCCTTCCTTAATCCAATTGTCCCGAATTTCCTGCCATTCTGTTGAATTCGATGTTAACGAACCCGAATCGTGAAAACGATGTTCGACATATAACAATACGAGTTTTGCGTTCGATGCTTTGCAAAGTTTGGAAACTGTGT belongs to Ignavibacteria bacterium and includes:
- a CDS encoding ammonia-forming cytochrome c nitrite reductase subunit c552 yields the protein MKRILILSLFIIIVASLTPMFVTNITSLPQKEKAVDAKQCYECHTEVADLRKGSKHEKMNCVACHSDLPQHLEDASKKPITDVSLSKCGSCHKDQYESFMHVNMQSKARLEKASTTSRSPTFDKLMMPHGFTKEHNEPRSHAFMVTDHYIIDRAYGGRFQLKGWEYVTKTGNVWDLITDAEPSSDTQKVFLSQSATAANPTCLSCKSTDQILKWKYKGDAAPEAQWSRTSKVVAMARDIKNPVGCIHCHDPHGTQPRVVRDALIEAVVDRGEGTYPYDKEKSKQVTMQKIMFRDFRAIGILNKKDSNLRCAQCHVEYNCNPGHDPKTGNAIKYNDSRTNIFPWVNVLDYNKKMESYSFKDFKHSVTGASLSKLQHPEMETFWMSKHERAGVECKDCHMPEVKKGNKTYTWHGQKSARYMTKETCLNCHNKWTEKEAEYQIDAVQNYIRGKMRKAEFWLGQFIDTYQRAKDIGVTDSALILSRKYHDQSHTLWEWWTAENSDGFHNPELARKSLTESITQSQEGIKFIENMIAEKKKAK
- a CDS encoding cytochrome c; the protein is MSHKKGNIILFCLLLLVVASAWFFRREYILRNKEFLPGMLYSVPFESQSANPNFRDKKTLQLPAEHTIARGFLPVHFQATPEDAIRAGEELINPFSETEKGLTRGAFVFSTFCTPCHGNSATGDGSVTKKGFPPPPSLFADKALKMKDGQMFHILTYGQANMPSLASQISFDDRWKVILHVRSLQKQQQTVAGVKQ
- a CDS encoding DUF3341 domain-containing protein, whose amino-acid sequence is MSRRLLVTVFEDELDIVNATRTARENRYNIVDVYTPFAVHGLDEAMGLKPSKLGWVCFALGLAGAVAKLWFQIWTSSQSWPVNVGGKPLSSVPAFVPVTFEIMVLFAGVGTVITFFALRKLFPGKKPHIVYEGATNNRFILVLEQSDAAFDLRNVRTMFEPFNLVAMEERIDKEKK
- a CDS encoding hydrogenase: MSEVYSILREPLIGGNKTYNDVTNDVCSPLERKPTIAWWFAFTISFTMLIAGVISVTYLLTTGIGTWGLNNTIGWAFDITNFVFWIGIGHAGTLISAILFLFRQKWRTSVNRSAEAMTIFAVICAGIFPIIHMGRPWLAFFVIPYPNERGPLWVNFRSPLVWDMFAISTYFTISFVFWYVGLIPDLATIRDRAQSHFKRKIFGFLSFGWNGSNRTWSHYEKIYLLLAGLATPLVVSVHTIVSWDFATSVIPGWHTTIFPPYFVAGAVFSGFAMVLTLMLIVRKVLRFEEYITLHHVESMCKIIIATGGIVSMAYGTEYFIALYSGNEYEKFTFINRALGPYSWSYWIMVSCNVISPQLFWFRKIRRNVALVFLISIFINIGMWFERFVIITTSLTRDYLPASWDSYSPTSIEIATLVGSFGLFLTLFLLFARFLPMIAIGEVKGVLSYGRKNNGEHL
- a CDS encoding 4Fe-4S dicluster domain-containing protein gives rise to the protein MSEYHNVKFEREQETIPHRGIDRRDFLKLSGFTFAGALLGGCQAPKVDKAIPFLVKPEEITPGLSTFYATTCGGCNASCGIITKNRDGRPIKIEGNPSHPISQGGLCAVGQAHLLGLYDSHRLKNPTMLGKETVWNDIDSAIKNTLKEIQTNNGAVRFLSNTISSPTQRNTIAKFLSGFSNAQHIEYDALSVSAILDAHEKTHGTRVLPHYRFDKTEVIVSVDADFLGTWISPVEFTKDYHKGKILNGNNSKFSFHAQIEANVSLTGSNADKRISISPNAYKNFLYDLTTTIEGGKSSIAEVNELARKLLSAKGKSLVVCGVNDIELQLLSNYINHLLSNYGNTIDIETPSKQYRGNDTELQKLISEITEGKISALFIYNGNPLFDIPEGNALKKHIEAIPLSISFSERSDETSSATTFICPEHHSLESWNENEVRAGIYSLSQPVLQPLRNTRSLIESLNAWMDTPKTAYDAIRDEWKNSVFTMQKKENDFQKFWDKCVHDGFAEVESGKNTVQEFSKQSLQNISRSSETTAMALILYPKISIREGKHAHNPWLQELPDPITKIVWDNYVSLSKKTAEHLSVKENDVVEITAQISNERRTLKLPTHIQQGMCDNVVAVALGYGRKGTERFTNIGPEWFEAKPTVNQGELVGKNAAVFLQFVNGSISYNLLQCSVSKTKEQYRLAATQEYHSLQMPEHLVPAGSERRPIIQETTFGAYIQDNSAGSFSKHEYESIWPEEHQYNNHHWGMAIDLTKCTGCSGCVIGCQSENNIPCVGKDEIARNREMTWIRIDRYFQEEENTFSVAFQPMMCHHCNNAPCETVCPVLATVHNEEGLNQQIYNRCVGTRYCSNNCPYKVRRFNWFDYEHGDEMQKLVLNPDVVVRERGVMEKCSFCIQRIQEAKIIAKSNGVALKDGDIQPACQQSCPANAIVFGDMNDKNSELSKRMNDKRYYKVLEEVGTRPAVGYMTLVRNSDEVNNV
- a CDS encoding cytochrome c3 family protein; translated protein: MLLKSPITTVFLVVGLLLSILIFYNSYSVNYRIPGNNEGYEPVQPIAYSHRLHAGELGIPCLSCHFGAEKSRNAGVPSASVCMNCHKFVTALFANVRAEDELAEKEKRKPQRIISSELKKIYSSLALNDELLPNPSLKQTPIEWKKVYNVPDFVYFDHRPHVNAGVQCQTCHGAVETMERIRQVGNLSMGWCVNCHRDVNKNGVNNKKVYASTDCTTCHY
- a CDS encoding MFS transporter, which encodes MSKWLERWEPENSDFWESTGKKIAWRILWVTTISLTFSFATWFMVSAIVVKLPGIGFKFTTQELFWLAAMPGLAGGTLRIIHTFLLPIYGTRNVITLATFIKLIPCVGLGLAVMNPETPFWIFLVLAFSAGFGGGDFSSYMPSTNLFFPKRLKGTALGIQAGIGNFGVSLAQFMTPIMLGVGTYGASQIFTKINPKTKEILGTSEIFLQSAAFWYIPVLIVMTIVCWWMLRSVPITASFKEQLDIFKDKHTWYCTVTYMMTFGTFSGLSAAFPLMIKSLYGNFPDAPEPLKYAFYGPLIGSASRVIFGFVSDKTGGGILTTITGIGLIIGSVLMISMGLVAPTSIEQFPMFITIMLGMFFFAGIGNAATFRQYPIIFAQNQRQASGVIGWTAAIAAYGPFIFSSLIGLIIGATGNATNFYYGLIVFLLYATYVNWWYYNRKGCERPS